GGCGAATGAATTAAGCAACAGATTTAGCAATAAATTAAATTACAACTTAGTCAACAAATAAAAAAGTAGGGTGCTGGAGTATGATCATATCATAGTCCAGTCAAGTTCATTATCATTTTCATCGTATAGGTGAACTTCCATGGACATCTCTTCTAATCCATAAGGTAGCTCCTTTACACCTATGAAGAGTGAATCCCCGATGTTTACGTTGAAACCTTCTGCCCTGACCTTCGCAAAGTACACTCTGCCTCCGGAACTTACATCTTCGACGGTAACTCCTTTCCACTGCTTCAGGTTGTCAATAATGTTCACTACTTTGCATTCGAACCTGTCATTTTCTTTGATGGTGGTCATAATATCACATTTAACTTATTAGGATTAAGCTTCCATTTTTCATATATAAAGTCTATTCAAAGCACCTGTATCTTCTTTTTTTACCAGTTTGGAAATTGCATTCTCAAAAAGTTCCTGTCCGACCTCTTCACTGTCATCGATGATCGCCTGGTGCAATGCATTCTTGAGAACTTTTTCCACAATGTCCCTTCCTGAAAGCCCTGCTGTAAGCTTTGCGATCTTTTGCAGGTCAATGTCTCTGGCAGGGATGGGGAATGTGCTTATGTTCTGTTCGATTATAGTATGTCGGTCCTGCTCATCTGGCAATATGAACTCTATCTCTTCCTCGAATCTGCTCCTTACTGCAGAATCAAGGCTATCGACACGGTTAGTTGCACCGATGGTGCAGACTCCATTACGTTCTACAATTCCATCCATCTCGGTAAGAAGTGCGTTCACTATCTCTGCAACATCTCCTCTTAGTTCCTGGAATTTCCTGTCCAGTGCGATAGCATCCAGTTCGTCAATGAAGATTATGCATGGCTGCATCTCTTCAGCTTTATCATATAGCTGGTGTATCTGGCGGGCACCTTCTCCTACAAATTCCCCAATAAGCTGTGTAGCTTTTATAGGCAACAGTGGTACTTCTGTTTTGTTGGCAAGGGCTTTTGCGAGCATTGTCTTGCCGGTTCCGGATGGGCCAAAGAACAGTACATTTCGGGGTGCCCATTTTCCAAATTTTTCCGGTTCTTCTAGGAAACGTTCGATAAGCTTACATTTCTGGCGGGCGGTTTTCTGTCCGATAACCTCTTCAAATGTTATCCTGGTGGCAAATTCCGGTATTATTGGAATATTTTCTTCCTCATTGACGACGATGGTGGTTTCCATTCCGATGGCCGATTCGGGTGGTTCCACATCGAGTATCTTGTAAGCAAAGTCAGGGTACATTCTGTGATCAAAAAGGTATTCTCCTTTACGTGCCACAAATCCATTCCACTGTTTTCTTGCGTAATGTTCGAAAACTTCAGGATCCTCTATTTCGGGATATTCATCGAGCATACTGCTAAGCGGGTAACCCCGAGGCTTCAGTATTACTATGTCTGCAGTAGAATCAGATGGTTCGATGGTCTCTTCCCGATTCCTTTTTTGTGTTGTCTTCTGGGCAGATCTGACTATTTTATCAACTCTTTTTCGTCTTACAATGGAGTATTAGTAAAAGATCGGATTTAATCTATTTCCTGACAGCTCCTCCTCGATATATTATCTGGAGCTCTAATAATAGATATAATACTAATCTTAGAATGAGTGAACTAATTACATTTCTGTATATGACCTTAACGGGATAATTATTATATATTGACTTGTGATATATTATATAAAAAAATGATAGTTCTGTAAATATGTTTTGTCTTGTACCAGAATGTGTGCACTATCTCTGGCTTGTCAGTGTGCATTCCTTAGTATGATGGTACATAGGTCCGCCTGATTGACTTAAAATAAGATCTGTCAAATTTTAATAATGATCGTTCAAAAGTGATAATTATGGAGCAAATTTTGGTTGTGGAAGATAATCCCATGAATATGGAACTAACTGTGATTCTGCTGGAGTCATGGGGCTATAAGGTTGGGCAGGCAGAAGATGGTGCGCAAGCTCTTAATGAAGTTAAAGAGGGCAATTATAACCTTATTTTGCTGGATATGCAGCTTCCTCGCATGGATGGGCTTGAGGTACTTGAGCATCTTAAGAATGATTTGGAAACTGCGGGCATACCTGTGGTAGCCCTTACAGCCCATTCAATGACTGGGGATGGAAGCAAGTTCCTGAATGCCGGATGTACGGGGTACATTTCTAAACCCATTAATGTTCCTGAATTCAGGGACCAGATAGCTGCATACCTGAAAGGGTCTGCTTAATTGCCTTGTGTTTGGTGTAACAATGAATGACAGTTCTGTTCCAAAAATACTGGTCGTCGATGATGAGCCCTTGAATGTGGAGCTAATGGATGTCTATCTCTCCGGTGATTATCATGTGATACCTGCTTATAGTGGAGCAGAATGTCTTGAAAAGGTGAGGGCTGGAGGTATTGATCTTATCCTTCTCGATGTTATGATGCCGGAGCTAAGCGGTTTTGAGGTTTGCAGGATCCTGAAGGAGGATCCTCTTTATCAGTTCCTGCCTGTTATTATGGTAACTGCTCTTTCAGGTAAAGATGATAAGATTAAAAGTATTGAGTCAGGTGCGGACGATTTTCTTTCAAAACCAGTTGATAGGCTTGAGCTTGAAACAAGGGTAAGATCCCTCCTAAAGATCAGACAATTGCATACCAGTCTCATAGCTCAGCGTGACCAGGCACAGAACTATCTTGATGTTGCAGGTGTTATTCTTCTGGCATTGGATAAAGACCAGAATATATCTCTGGTTAACAGGAAAGGTTGCGAGATCCTTGGGAGAAATGAAGATGAGATCCTCGGGAAGAATTGGTTCGATTCATTCATGCTACCTGAGAATGTCGAATACTCCAAAAAGATCTTTTCCAGCTTGCTTAATGGTGAAGTAAGTGAATTTGAATACGCTGAGAATTCCATAATCACTGCTGAAGGTGAAGAACGGTTAATACGCTGGCATAATTCAATTCTTACGGATGAAACTGGTAATGTTTCAGGTATCTTAAGTTCCGGTGAAGATATCACAGAAAGCACAAAAGCAGAAGCTGCATTGAAAGAGTATGCGAAGGAATTGGAGCATTCCAACGAATTGAAGGACCTCTTTATAGACATCATCAGGCACGATATGATGAATCCTGCCGGTGCTGTAAAAGGCTTTACCGATCTCCTCCTTAAGAGGGGTAGGCTTGAAGACGGGGATCTGCGTATGCTTCAATCGATAAAGCGTACGAACAATAAACTGATCACAATGATCGAGAGTGCCGCTACTTTTGCAAAAGTCGATTCTGTTTCTGAAGTAAGGCTCAAGGTCATGAACCTTGGTGAGATCTTGGGCAATGTTATACAATCCCTTGAACCGCAACTGAATGAGAACAGGATCGAGTTGAAGATGTTCTTTGAAGGGTCATATCCTGCACTTGTCAATCCGATGATCGAGCAGGTATTTGTGAATCTTCTTTCAAATGCAATAAAATACAGCCCTCAGGATACCTGTATTACTGTGGAAATTGAAGATGTTGGTATGGGGTGGAAGGTCAAGGTTATAGACCAGGGTTTTGGTATCCCCGATGAGGATAAGAAACTGGTCTTTGAACGTTTTAAGAGACTGGATAAAGGCAATATCAAAGGCACCGGACTAGGTCTTGCTATTGTGAGGAGGATAGTTGAGCTACATGGTGGTAATGTGGGTGTTGCTGATAATCCGAACGAAAAAGGAAGCATGTTCTGGGTTACTTTGAAAAAGCCATGATCCTGTTCATCTAC
This genomic stretch from Methanococcoides sp. AM1 harbors:
- a CDS encoding response regulator; translation: MNDSSVPKILVVDDEPLNVELMDVYLSGDYHVIPAYSGAECLEKVRAGGIDLILLDVMMPELSGFEVCRILKEDPLYQFLPVIMVTALSGKDDKIKSIESGADDFLSKPVDRLELETRVRSLLKIRQLHTSLIAQRDQAQNYLDVAGVILLALDKDQNISLVNRKGCEILGRNEDEILGKNWFDSFMLPENVEYSKKIFSSLLNGEVSEFEYAENSIITAEGEERLIRWHNSILTDETGNVSGILSSGEDITESTKAEAALKEYAKELEHSNELKDLFIDIIRHDMMNPAGAVKGFTDLLLKRGRLEDGDLRMLQSIKRTNNKLITMIESAATFAKVDSVSEVRLKVMNLGEILGNVIQSLEPQLNENRIELKMFFEGSYPALVNPMIEQVFVNLLSNAIKYSPQDTCITVEIEDVGMGWKVKVIDQGFGIPDEDKKLVFERFKRLDKGNIKGTGLGLAIVRRIVELHGGNVGVADNPNEKGSMFWVTLKKP
- a CDS encoding AAA family ATPase, with amino-acid sequence MVRSAQKTTQKRNREETIEPSDSTADIVILKPRGYPLSSMLDEYPEIEDPEVFEHYARKQWNGFVARKGEYLFDHRMYPDFAYKILDVEPPESAIGMETTIVVNEEENIPIIPEFATRITFEEVIGQKTARQKCKLIERFLEEPEKFGKWAPRNVLFFGPSGTGKTMLAKALANKTEVPLLPIKATQLIGEFVGEGARQIHQLYDKAEEMQPCIIFIDELDAIALDRKFQELRGDVAEIVNALLTEMDGIVERNGVCTIGATNRVDSLDSAVRSRFEEEIEFILPDEQDRHTIIEQNISTFPIPARDIDLQKIAKLTAGLSGRDIVEKVLKNALHQAIIDDSEEVGQELFENAISKLVKKEDTGALNRLYI
- a CDS encoding response regulator, which gives rise to MEQILVVEDNPMNMELTVILLESWGYKVGQAEDGAQALNEVKEGNYNLILLDMQLPRMDGLEVLEHLKNDLETAGIPVVALTAHSMTGDGSKFLNAGCTGYISKPINVPEFRDQIAAYLKGSA